One segment of Cyprinus carpio isolate SPL01 chromosome B20, ASM1834038v1, whole genome shotgun sequence DNA contains the following:
- the LOC109056042 gene encoding kinesin-like protein KIF3C isoform X1, whose amino-acid sequence MSMKAKNGEAVKVVVRCRPLNRKEESMGYENIVQMDVKLGQVALRNPKAGLGELLKSFTFDAVYDACSKQSDLYDETVRPLIDSVLRGFNGTIFAYGQTGTGKTYTMQGQWLDAERRGIIPNSFEHIFTHISRSQNQQYLVRASYLEIYQEEIRDLLTKDHSKKLELKESADSGVYIKDLSSFVTKNVKEIEHVMNVGNQSRSVGFTNMNEHSSRSHAIFIITVECSQLGPDGQNHIRVGKLNLVDLAGSERQTKTGVQGERLKEATKINLSLSALGNVISALVDGRSSHVPYRDSKLTRLLQDSLGGNAKTIMVATLGPASYNYEETLTTLRYANRAKNIKNKPRVNEDPKDALLREFQEEIARLKAQLDKRGMITKRKRRSRRLRKIGDGGEVEEGEEDDVEDEDEEESVEKEAQEYMKEQQEKLEREKEAIRDDHSLVAEEKQRLLEEKERMMRHLQKEQEATDLLTAKFKAMESKLLVGGKNIIDHTNEQQKMLEQKRHEIAEQTRREREIQQQVLAQDEETLELRETFSSLQQEVEAKTKKLKKYKKLYAKLQSLKADIQDVNDEHVRSRQELEQTQNELTRELKFKYLIIENFIPPEEKNKIMNRLQFDAEEDQWKFQPLVPAENKFTQMKRRPASAVGYKRPISQYARVAIAMGAHSRYRAENIMVLELDMTPPVVFQLDLPRSGSEVEPSRDVLLDNTSYREKSAAGRVRKSQSWCQPQQVISSSSSALSLASSGSHSLPHPQNITMATAQE is encoded by the exons ATGTCCATGAAAGCAAAAAACGGCGAGGCGGTGAAGGTGGTGGTTCGGTGTCGCCCGCTCAACCGTAAAGAGGAATCGATGGGGTATGAGAATATCGTGCAGATGGATGTGAAACTGGGCCAGGTGGCCCTGCGGAACCCCAAGGCGGGTCTGGGAGAGCTGCTCAAGAGCTTCACGTTCGACGCGGTTTACGACGCTTGTTCCAAACAGAGCGACCTGTACGACGAGACGGTGCGTCCGCTTATCGACTCGGTTCTCCGCGGCTTTAACGGCACCATCTTCGCGTACGGACAGACGGGAACCGGGAAGACGTACACCATGCAAGGCCAGTGGCTTGACGCCGAGCGCCGCGGCATCATCCCAAACTCGTTTGAGCACATCTTTACGCACATCTCGCGCTCTCAGAACCAGCAGTACCTGGTCCGGGCCTCTTATTTGGAGATCTACCAGGAGGAGATCCGCGACCTGCTCACCAAAGACCACAGCAAGAAGCTGGAGCTGAAGGAGAGTGCCGACTCAGGGGTCTACATCAAAGATCTGTCCTCTTTCGTCACCAAGAACGTGAAGGAGATCGAGCATGTGATGAACGTTGGGAACCAGAGCAGATCGGTGGGTTTTACCAACATGAACGAGCACAGCTCGAGGTCTCATGCTATCTTTATCATCACGGTGGAGTGCAGCCAGCTTGGGCCGGATGGACAGAACCATATTCGCGTTGGCAAACTCAACTTGGTTGACCTGGCTGGCAGCGAGAGACAGACCAAGACTGGCGTCCAAGGAGAACGTCTGAAGGAGGCCACCAAGATCAACCTGTCCCTCTCCGCTCTGGGAAACGTAATTTCTGCGTTGGTGGACGGGCGAAGTTCTCATGTTCCCTACCGTGACTCTAAACTCACACGGTTGCTGCAGGACTCATTGGGCGGGAACGCCAAGACCATCATGGTGGCCACGTTGGGACCGGCCTCCTACAATTATGAGGAGACCCTGACCACCTTGCGTTACGCCAACCGCGCCAAGAACATCAAGAACAAGCCTCGCGTCAATGAAGACCCCAAAGATGCCCTCCTGAGGGAGTTCCAGGAGGAGATCGCCCGGCTGAAAGCGCAGCTGGATAAACGCGGCATGATCaccaagaggaagaggaggagcaggagaCTGAGGAAGATCGGAGATGGTGGCGAGGTAGAAGAGGGAGAGGAGGATGATGttgaagatgaggatgaggaggaaagcGTGGAGAAGGAGGCGCAGGAGTACATGAAGGAGCAGCAGGAGAagctggagagagagaaggaggccATCAGAGATGATCATTCTCTGGTGGCCGAGGAGAAACAGAGACTCctggaggagaaagagaggatgATGAGGCATCTGCAGAAGGAGCAGGAGGCCACAGATCTTCTCACAGCCAAGTTTAAG GCGATGGAGAGCAAGCTGCTGGTTGGTGGGAAGAACATTATTGATCACACTAATGAGCAACAGAAGATGCTTGAACAGAAAAGACACGAGATTGCAGAACAG acacgcagagagagagaaatacagcaGCAAGTGTTGGCTCAGGATGAGGAGACACTAGAACTCAGAGAAACGTTCTCCTCACTGCAACAGGAAGTGGAAGCAAAGACCAAGAAACTTAAAAAg TACAAGAAG ctgtatGCGAAGCTTCAGTCTCTGAAGGCTGACATTCAGGATGTGAATGATGAGCATGTGAGGAGCCGGCAGGAGCTGGAGCAAACACAGAATGAACTGACCAGAGAACTCAAATTCAA ATATCTGATCATAGAGAACTTTATACCTCCTGAAGAGAAGAATAAAATCATGAACAGACTTCAGTTTGATGCTGAGGAAGACCAGTGGAAGTTTCAGCCTCTCGTTCCTGCAGAGAA TAAATTCACACAGATGAAGAGAAGACCCGCCTCCGCTGTGGGATACAAGCGACCAATCAGCCAGTACGCCAGGGTTGCCATAGCGATGGGAGCTCATTCCAGATACAGG GCAGAGAATATAATGGTTCTGGAACTGGACATGACTCCCCCTGTTGTGTTTCAACTGGACCTCCCGAGGTCTGGATCAGAGGTGGAACCGTCCCGAGACGTTCTGTTGGACAACACCAGTTACAGAGAGAAATCAGCGGCCGGACGGGTCAGAAAATCTCAGTCATG GTGTCAGCCTCAGCAAGTCATTTCCTCCTCAAGCTCCGCCCTCTCTTTGGCATCCTCAGGGTCCCACAGCTTGCCACACCCACAGaacatcaccatggcaacagcccAGGAATGA
- the LOC109056042 gene encoding kinesin-like protein KIF3C isoform X2 produces the protein MSMKAKNGEAVKVVVRCRPLNRKEESMGYENIVQMDVKLGQVALRNPKAGLGELLKSFTFDAVYDACSKQSDLYDETVRPLIDSVLRGFNGTIFAYGQTGTGKTYTMQGQWLDAERRGIIPNSFEHIFTHISRSQNQQYLVRASYLEIYQEEIRDLLTKDHSKKLELKESADSGVYIKDLSSFVTKNVKEIEHVMNVGNQSRSVGFTNMNEHSSRSHAIFIITVECSQLGPDGQNHIRVGKLNLVDLAGSERQTKTGVQGERLKEATKINLSLSALGNVISALVDGRSSHVPYRDSKLTRLLQDSLGGNAKTIMVATLGPASYNYEETLTTLRYANRAKNIKNKPRVNEDPKDALLREFQEEIARLKAQLDKRGMITKRKRRSRRLRKIGDGGEVEEGEEDDVEDEDEEESVEKEAQEYMKEQQEKLEREKEAIRDDHSLVAEEKQRLLEEKERMMRHLQKEQEATDLLTAKFKAMESKLLVGGKNIIDHTNEQQKMLEQKRHEIAEQTRREREIQQQVLAQDEETLELRETFSSLQQEVEAKTKKLKKLYAKLQSLKADIQDVNDEHVRSRQELEQTQNELTRELKFKYLIIENFIPPEEKNKIMNRLQFDAEEDQWKFQPLVPAENKFTQMKRRPASAVGYKRPISQYARVAIAMGAHSRYRAENIMVLELDMTPPVVFQLDLPRSGSEVEPSRDVLLDNTSYREKSAAGRVRKSQSWCQPQQVISSSSSALSLASSGSHSLPHPQNITMATAQE, from the exons ATGTCCATGAAAGCAAAAAACGGCGAGGCGGTGAAGGTGGTGGTTCGGTGTCGCCCGCTCAACCGTAAAGAGGAATCGATGGGGTATGAGAATATCGTGCAGATGGATGTGAAACTGGGCCAGGTGGCCCTGCGGAACCCCAAGGCGGGTCTGGGAGAGCTGCTCAAGAGCTTCACGTTCGACGCGGTTTACGACGCTTGTTCCAAACAGAGCGACCTGTACGACGAGACGGTGCGTCCGCTTATCGACTCGGTTCTCCGCGGCTTTAACGGCACCATCTTCGCGTACGGACAGACGGGAACCGGGAAGACGTACACCATGCAAGGCCAGTGGCTTGACGCCGAGCGCCGCGGCATCATCCCAAACTCGTTTGAGCACATCTTTACGCACATCTCGCGCTCTCAGAACCAGCAGTACCTGGTCCGGGCCTCTTATTTGGAGATCTACCAGGAGGAGATCCGCGACCTGCTCACCAAAGACCACAGCAAGAAGCTGGAGCTGAAGGAGAGTGCCGACTCAGGGGTCTACATCAAAGATCTGTCCTCTTTCGTCACCAAGAACGTGAAGGAGATCGAGCATGTGATGAACGTTGGGAACCAGAGCAGATCGGTGGGTTTTACCAACATGAACGAGCACAGCTCGAGGTCTCATGCTATCTTTATCATCACGGTGGAGTGCAGCCAGCTTGGGCCGGATGGACAGAACCATATTCGCGTTGGCAAACTCAACTTGGTTGACCTGGCTGGCAGCGAGAGACAGACCAAGACTGGCGTCCAAGGAGAACGTCTGAAGGAGGCCACCAAGATCAACCTGTCCCTCTCCGCTCTGGGAAACGTAATTTCTGCGTTGGTGGACGGGCGAAGTTCTCATGTTCCCTACCGTGACTCTAAACTCACACGGTTGCTGCAGGACTCATTGGGCGGGAACGCCAAGACCATCATGGTGGCCACGTTGGGACCGGCCTCCTACAATTATGAGGAGACCCTGACCACCTTGCGTTACGCCAACCGCGCCAAGAACATCAAGAACAAGCCTCGCGTCAATGAAGACCCCAAAGATGCCCTCCTGAGGGAGTTCCAGGAGGAGATCGCCCGGCTGAAAGCGCAGCTGGATAAACGCGGCATGATCaccaagaggaagaggaggagcaggagaCTGAGGAAGATCGGAGATGGTGGCGAGGTAGAAGAGGGAGAGGAGGATGATGttgaagatgaggatgaggaggaaagcGTGGAGAAGGAGGCGCAGGAGTACATGAAGGAGCAGCAGGAGAagctggagagagagaaggaggccATCAGAGATGATCATTCTCTGGTGGCCGAGGAGAAACAGAGACTCctggaggagaaagagaggatgATGAGGCATCTGCAGAAGGAGCAGGAGGCCACAGATCTTCTCACAGCCAAGTTTAAG GCGATGGAGAGCAAGCTGCTGGTTGGTGGGAAGAACATTATTGATCACACTAATGAGCAACAGAAGATGCTTGAACAGAAAAGACACGAGATTGCAGAACAG acacgcagagagagagaaatacagcaGCAAGTGTTGGCTCAGGATGAGGAGACACTAGAACTCAGAGAAACGTTCTCCTCACTGCAACAGGAAGTGGAAGCAAAGACCAAGAAACTTAAAAAg ctgtatGCGAAGCTTCAGTCTCTGAAGGCTGACATTCAGGATGTGAATGATGAGCATGTGAGGAGCCGGCAGGAGCTGGAGCAAACACAGAATGAACTGACCAGAGAACTCAAATTCAA ATATCTGATCATAGAGAACTTTATACCTCCTGAAGAGAAGAATAAAATCATGAACAGACTTCAGTTTGATGCTGAGGAAGACCAGTGGAAGTTTCAGCCTCTCGTTCCTGCAGAGAA TAAATTCACACAGATGAAGAGAAGACCCGCCTCCGCTGTGGGATACAAGCGACCAATCAGCCAGTACGCCAGGGTTGCCATAGCGATGGGAGCTCATTCCAGATACAGG GCAGAGAATATAATGGTTCTGGAACTGGACATGACTCCCCCTGTTGTGTTTCAACTGGACCTCCCGAGGTCTGGATCAGAGGTGGAACCGTCCCGAGACGTTCTGTTGGACAACACCAGTTACAGAGAGAAATCAGCGGCCGGACGGGTCAGAAAATCTCAGTCATG GTGTCAGCCTCAGCAAGTCATTTCCTCCTCAAGCTCCGCCCTCTCTTTGGCATCCTCAGGGTCCCACAGCTTGCCACACCCACAGaacatcaccatggcaacagcccAGGAATGA